In Vicia villosa cultivar HV-30 ecotype Madison, WI unplaced genomic scaffold, Vvil1.0 ctg.000775F_1_1, whole genome shotgun sequence, a single genomic region encodes these proteins:
- the LOC131631121 gene encoding uncharacterized protein LOC131631121: MQSFDSLFVVNDTYTIANFQVQLNDLLFKPSAHKYLLKFTGGTKVGDRNMHQISEKACRLTPFLDILTGKWNKDQLLDVIGVVDEIGYTQAHVGSKKQQVNFVIRDLSNNTITVTLWEAYAVQFINYVEQQVDTSIPVVILIQYAKVKEAFGKCPLSVTNTYNVTKVAINEDMKTIKQFAKMYKIEVDVLHAGTKCKFVLWDKESEELLEVSAAHIRETMFQAGIFDPLDFPLALDKLLDQELAFKVKWQPDWSNCCVIMLVKDKPVVDQLKAEWVAASTVNSQQLCPPVNHIKESVDEAVPVDDSDIVTDPEITSKLHPEPVTPTAKRQNPDPSNESTSLATHSEGDLSSTKLKKPTRITRKLVKIEK, from the exons ATGCAGAGTTTTGATTCGCTCTTTGTTGTTAATGATACTTACACTATTGCAAACTTCCAAGTTCAGCTGAATGATCTGCTGTTCAAACCTTCTGCTCACAAATACCTCCTTAAATTTACTGGTGGGACCAAAGTTGGGGATAGAAACATGCATCAGATTTCGGAAAAGGCTTGCAGACTCACTCCTTTTCTTGATATTTTAACTGGGAAATGGAATAAAGATCAACTTTTAG ATGTTATCGGAGTGGTTGATGAAATTGGGTACACACAGGCCCATGTTGGAAGTAAAAAGCAACAGGTCAACTTTGTCATTCGCGACTTGAg CAACAACACTATAACGGTTACGTTATGGGAGGCGTACGCGGTGCAGTTTATCAACTACGTTGAACAGCAAGTCGATACTTCCATTCCAGTTGTGATTCTGATTCAATATGCAAAAGTCAAAGAAGCTTTTG GCAAATGTCCACTATCTGTTACCAACACTTACAATGTCACCAAAGTGGCTATTAATGAAGACATGAAGACAATCAAACAATTCGCCAAAAT GTATAAAATAGAGGTCGATGTTCTTCATGCTGGTACAAAATGCAAGTTTGTTTTGTGGGACAAGGAGAGTGAGGAACTATTGGAAGTGTCGGCTGCTCATATACGCGAAACAATGTTTCAG GCTGGAATATTTGATCCCCTCGATTTTCCCCTGGCACTTGACAAGTTGCTGGATCAGGAACTTGCGTTCAAAGTCAAGTGGCAACCAGATTGGTCAAATTGCTGTGTCATCATGTTAGTGAAAGATAAACCTGTTGTGGATCAACTAAAAGCTGAATGGGTGGCTGCAAGTACAGTTAATTCACAACAGCTATGCCCCCCTGTGAACCAT ATCAAGGAGAGTGTTGATGAGGCTGTTCCTGTTGATGATTCCGACATTGTTACG GATCCTGAAATTACTTCCAAATTACACCCTGAACCAGTCACACCTACGGCAAAAAGACAGAACCCGGATCCATCCAATGAATCTACAAGCCTTGCGACACACAGCGAAGGAGATTTGTCTTCGACAAAACTTAAGAAACCGACGAGGATCACTAGGAAATTAGTGAAGATTGaaaaatag